ATCAATATAGTCATCAGGTAACAGTCCACGATATGTAGTTTGCCAACTATCATAGTGAACAAATGCGATCGCTGCTGCATCAGTTAACTTGGCTTCACGGATAATCATCTTGAAAAAACTTTTAACTGATTACAAAAGTTAATATTAGCAAATTAATTTCCCAGCTTTAAATAAGATGAAAGATTGAGTAAAATATTTATTGGGTGGGCTTTAGAGCTTAAAAATAAAGACAGGCGATCGCTCTATTCAAAATTCTGATAATAGTACATACTTCTTAATAATCCCCCTGTTCGAGACCGAAAAGATTTAATCTAAAAGCTGAAGTATAAGTAAAAACCTACATAAAATCAACATGAGTGTAACGGCAAGTGGTGGCAGTTCATTAGCCCGTCCTCAACTCTATCAAACAGTAGCAGTGTCTGCAATCTTGCAGGCAGAACAGCAAGATCGCTACTTAGAACAGGGCGAACTCAAAGAATTAACAGCATATTATAAATCTGGTTTTCAACGTTTAAATATCGCTCAGACCATAACTAATAATGCAGACATAATCGTATCTAGGGCAGCTAACCGCATTTTCACTGGTGGTTCACCAATGTCCTACTTGGAAAAACCAGCCGAAGTAGAAGAAATGGCTATGGCTACTCCTAGTGGCAACACTGGTATTCCTGGTGAGTTAATTGTTGAGCAGAAATCCGAGCAAAACGGCAGTGACGGCAACAGTACAAAACTATTAAAAGCCTTCAAATCCTTGTTTGCTGGTGGATCTGGTCCAACTCCCGCTAACTTTAGACCAATCAATGTTTCTCAGTATGGTCCTGCTAATATGCAGAAGTCTTTACGGGACATGGCTTGGTTTCTGCGCTATATCAGCTATGCAATTGTAGCGGGCGATCCTAATATCCTGGTGGTGAACATCAGAGGATTACGAGAGATTATTGAAAGAGCCTGTTCTAGCGCAGCAACTATCGTCGCGTTACAGGAAATGCGTGCAGCATCAGCAGATTATTTTCGCAAGGATCAAGCCGCAACAGATATTATCACTCAATATTTTGACGTTGCTATTAGCGAATTTAAAGCTCCTACTCCTTCTAATAAATTACGCCAAAGCCAAGCTTCTGACAAACAAGGCTTACAGCTTCCTCAAAGCTACTTTAATGCTTCGGAGAACCGTCCTAAATTTGTCATGAAGACTGGTTTGTCTACTTTAGAGAAGCAAACGGTAATAAAAGCAGCATATAGACAGATTTTTGAACGAGATATTACTCGTGCTTACGGTCAATCTATTTCTTATCTGGAATCTCAGGTAAAAAATGGCGATATCTCGATGAAAGAGTTTGTTCGTCGTCTATGTAAGTCTGAGCTATATCGTAAGCAGTTTTTTGAGCCATTTATTAATAGCCGTGCTTTAGAACTAGCGTTTCGTCACATCTTAGGTAGAGGTCCTTCTTCTCGTGAAGAGGTTCAGGACTATTTCTCTATTGTGTCCGAGAAAGGATTAGCGGGATTAGTTGATGAGCTGGTTGATTCCAAGGAATACGCAGACTACTTCGGTGAAGAAACTGTTCCTTACCTCAGAGGTTTAGGTCAGGAAGCTCAAGAATGTCGCAACTGGGGAATGCAGCAAGACCTGTTGAACTATAGCGCACCATTCCGCAAAGTACCTCAGTTTGTCACTACTTTTGCTCGCTATAATCGCCCTTTACCAGATCAGCACGTTTATGGTTCTGGTAACGATCCTCTAGAAATCCAGTTTGGGGCAATTTTTCCTAAAGAAACTCGTAACCCCAGCAGTAGTCCTGCACCATTCAATAAAGATACCAAGCGTTTATTAATTCATCGTGGCGCAGGTATTAATAATCAAAATAGCAATCCTGCTGCACGAAGCGAATTTCCTGGTTCTTTGGGTGCTAAAGTCTTCCGTCTAAACAATGAGCTACCTGGTGCTAGTAACGGCGGTAGCGTTAAGTTTTCGGAAAATTCAACCCAAGCTGTAATTCGCGCTTGCTATCGTCAGGTTTTTGGTCGCGATGTCTATCAAGGACAAGAACTAAAAGTAGCTGAAATCAAGCTAGAAAATGGCGATATTACCCTACGTGAGTTTGTCAGAACTCTAGCTAAATCTGATACCTTCCGTAACCTGTACTGGACATCTTTATATGTAGTTAAAGCGGTGGAGTATATTCATCGTCGCCTTTTAGGTCGTCCTACCTATGGTCGTCAAGAGATCAATAAATACTTTGATATTTGCTCAAAGAAAGGCTTTTACGCATTAGTAGATGAGATGATCGATTCTACTGAATATTCTGATGCTTTTGGAGATGATACCGTTCCCTACGAGCGTTATCTAACTCCTGGTGGTTTGCAGCTACGCAAAGCTCGTCCTGGTGCAATTGAACCTGGCATTGGTGCAAACGTCGAAAGAGAGCAAATTCCTCGTTTTGTAGAACTTGGTCAAGCTGCTGGTTCAAGAACTACTCCCGAAGTTGAGCAAAAAATAGCTCA
This DNA window, taken from Pleurocapsa sp. FMAR1, encodes the following:
- a CDS encoding phycobilisome rod-core linker polypeptide, whose amino-acid sequence is MSVTASGGSSLARPQLYQTVAVSAILQAEQQDRYLEQGELKELTAYYKSGFQRLNIAQTITNNADIIVSRAANRIFTGGSPMSYLEKPAEVEEMAMATPSGNTGIPGELIVEQKSEQNGSDGNSTKLLKAFKSLFAGGSGPTPANFRPINVSQYGPANMQKSLRDMAWFLRYISYAIVAGDPNILVVNIRGLREIIERACSSAATIVALQEMRAASADYFRKDQAATDIITQYFDVAISEFKAPTPSNKLRQSQASDKQGLQLPQSYFNASENRPKFVMKTGLSTLEKQTVIKAAYRQIFERDITRAYGQSISYLESQVKNGDISMKEFVRRLCKSELYRKQFFEPFINSRALELAFRHILGRGPSSREEVQDYFSIVSEKGLAGLVDELVDSKEYADYFGEETVPYLRGLGQEAQECRNWGMQQDLLNYSAPFRKVPQFVTTFARYNRPLPDQHVYGSGNDPLEIQFGAIFPKETRNPSSSPAPFNKDTKRLLIHRGAGINNQNSNPAARSEFPGSLGAKVFRLNNELPGASNGGSVKFSENSTQAVIRACYRQVFGRDVYQGQELKVAEIKLENGDITLREFVRTLAKSDTFRNLYWTSLYVVKAVEYIHRRLLGRPTYGRQEINKYFDICSKKGFYALVDEMIDSTEYSDAFGDDTVPYERYLTPGGLQLRKARPGAIEPGIGANVEREQIPRFVELGQAAGSRTTPEVEQKIAQGVSVQRQQSKVFKLSTTTDKVAVKNLINAAYRQVFERDINPYVVQTQFSVLESRLGNGEINVKEFIEGLGCSELYLKEFYTPYPNTKAIELGTKHFLGRAPLNQREIQKYNKILASQGLKAFIGAMVNSMEYIQVFGEDTVPFRRFPTLPAANFPNTEKLYNRLTKQNDEIVIPSFEPTKLNV